The sequence CCCTCCTGGATCCTGAGGAGCAAAGTCCTGAAAAGGCTGTTGAAATAGCCTTAGAAGCGGTTGCAGGTGGAACAGATGCTATAATGCTTGGAGGTTCAACAACCAACTCAAACGAGCTGGATGCAACTGCCAAGGCACTTAAAGAAAACATAGATGTCCCTGTGATACTGTTTCCAGGAAACATAACCGGTGTGAGCAGATACGCAGATGCAATTTTATTCATGAGCCTGTTGAACTCAACTAATCCCTACTGGATAACTGGAGCTCAGGCACTGGGTGCTCCAACCATTAAGAAAATGGGCATCGAAACCATACCCATGGGCTACCTGGTTGTGGAGCCTGGTGGAACAGTGGGATGGGTTGGAGATGCCAAACCAGTACCTCGAGGTAAACCAGACCTTGCAGCAGCCTATGCAATAGCAGCAGAGTTTATGGGCATGAAAATACTCTACCTCGAAGCTGGATCCGGTGCAGAGTACCATGTTTCACCTGAAATGATCGCTGCAGTTAA is a genomic window of Methanobacterium congolense containing:
- a CDS encoding geranylgeranylglyceryl/heptaprenylglyceryl phosphate synthase; this encodes MNVEDYLKESLKDHKLHLTLLDPEEQSPEKAVEIALEAVAGGTDAIMLGGSTTNSNELDATAKALKENIDVPVILFPGNITGVSRYADAILFMSLLNSTNPYWITGAQALGAPTIKKMGIETIPMGYLVVEPGGTVGWVGDAKPVPRGKPDLAAAYAIAAEFMGMKILYLEAGSGAEYHVSPEMIAAVKKSSDIMLIVGGGIRSGEEAGEVAAAGADIVVTGTVVEDTSNVHEKISELVNGIRSA